Proteins encoded in a region of the Atopobium sp. oral taxon 416 genome:
- the pfkB gene encoding 1-phosphofructokinase — protein sequence MIYTVTFNPSIDYIVRLDNMQVGEINRVTYEDMLPGGKGINVSIVLSNLGHESTALGFVAGFTGKEIERMMGNYGAKTDFIQVKEGRSRINMKIKAKEETEINGIGPKITDEDIEALYQKLDTIQKGDTLVIAGSVPSMLPSDIYERITSRLDGRGINVIVDAERNLLVNVLPFHPFLIKPNNHELGAIFNVELNDRDSVVPYAKRLQEKGARNVLISMAGEGAVLVAENGDILKSEAPKGSVVNSVGAGDSMVAGFITGFEESKGDYETAFKMGLCTGSASAFSSKLATRPEVEALLKTLK from the coding sequence ATGATTTATACTGTCACGTTCAACCCATCGATCGACTATATTGTTCGCCTCGACAATATGCAGGTAGGTGAGATCAACCGCGTCACCTACGAGGACATGCTGCCAGGCGGCAAAGGCATCAATGTCTCCATCGTCCTTTCCAACCTCGGCCACGAGTCCACTGCGCTCGGCTTTGTCGCGGGCTTCACGGGTAAAGAGATCGAGCGTATGATGGGCAACTACGGCGCCAAGACCGACTTCATCCAGGTCAAAGAGGGCAGAAGTCGCATCAACATGAAGATCAAGGCCAAGGAAGAGACCGAGATCAACGGCATCGGCCCCAAGATTACCGATGAGGACATCGAGGCCCTCTACCAGAAGCTTGATACGATACAGAAGGGCGACACCCTCGTTATCGCCGGCAGCGTCCCCTCGATGCTTCCGAGTGACATCTATGAGCGCATCACAAGCAGGCTCGACGGCCGCGGCATCAACGTGATCGTCGATGCCGAGCGTAACCTACTGGTCAACGTTTTGCCGTTCCACCCGTTCCTGATCAAGCCGAACAACCACGAGTTGGGCGCCATCTTCAATGTTGAGCTCAACGACCGTGACTCCGTCGTACCCTACGCAAAGAGACTCCAGGAGAAGGGTGCCCGCAACGTGCTCATCTCTATGGCCGGCGAGGGCGCAGTGTTGGTCGCAGAGAATGGTGACATCCTCAAGAGCGAAGCTCCGAAGGGCAGCGTTGTAAACTCTGTCGGCGCTGGCGACTCGATGGTCGCAGGCTTCATCACGGGATTCGAAGAGAGTAAGGGCGACTACGAGACCGCCTTCAAGATGGGTCTGTGCACGGGTTCCGCAAGCGCCTTCTCCTCGAAGCTGGCAACCCGTCCTGAGGTCGAGGCGCTGCTGAAGACGCTCAAATAA
- a CDS encoding fructose-specific PTS transporter subunit EIIC — translation MKITDLLKPEGIKINASAKDQDDAINQLVALQDASGNINDKVAYKKAILARESEFSTAVGDGIAIPHAKTAAANRPGLAAMTLPGGVDWNSPDGDPATLVFMIAAPEGQNNTHLEMLAQLSRLLMHQEFADALRAAKTPEEFLAVIDKGEKERDTQEAAKQQASQKAEQQAQVTSSDSGFPEVLAITACPTGIAHTYMAAENLEKKAKEMGVTLKAETQGSVGAKNVLTQEEIEHAKGIIIAADKDVDRSRFAGKQVLSTNVSAGINEPEKLIDDILQNKAPIQEGSVVHATEGEEKDSAWHVIYKHLMNGISHMLPFVIGGGILTAIAFLIDQPGLGTANYGSSIPAAAFFKTIGSEAFNMMLPILAGFIAMSIADRPGLAPGIVGGLFARTGYSIAYLSVLNGDPDVAAATCVSGGFIAALFAGFAAGYITLGIEKMCDRMPSSLEGIKPMLIYPLLGTLAIGAVMFILNPLFGAINTGLNNWLNGMGTTNMVLLGAIVGGMMSIDMGGPFNKAAYVFGTGALAAGTTSGQIIMASVMVGGMVPPLAIALSTTFFKNKWSAADRNAGIVNYIMGLSFITEGAIPFAAADPGHVLPSCIIGSAIAGALSAAFGCTSPAPHGGAWVVAVIGNPGMYLLALAIGSIVAALILSRWKKPYAGQETA, via the coding sequence GTGAAGATCACTGATCTGCTCAAGCCTGAAGGCATCAAGATCAACGCTTCGGCGAAAGATCAAGATGACGCAATCAACCAACTGGTTGCGCTGCAGGACGCTTCAGGCAACATCAATGATAAAGTCGCCTACAAAAAGGCAATTCTGGCCCGCGAGTCAGAATTTTCGACAGCGGTCGGGGATGGTATCGCAATCCCGCATGCAAAGACGGCTGCGGCGAACCGTCCCGGTTTGGCAGCGATGACGCTGCCGGGCGGCGTCGATTGGAACTCCCCGGACGGGGATCCGGCCACCCTGGTATTTATGATCGCCGCCCCGGAGGGCCAGAACAACACGCACCTGGAGATGCTCGCGCAGCTCTCAAGACTCCTGATGCATCAGGAGTTCGCGGATGCCCTGCGTGCTGCCAAGACCCCAGAGGAGTTCTTGGCTGTGATCGATAAGGGTGAGAAGGAGCGTGATACGCAGGAGGCCGCCAAGCAGCAAGCCTCTCAGAAGGCCGAGCAGCAGGCTCAGGTGACCAGCTCCGACTCAGGCTTCCCTGAGGTCCTCGCAATCACCGCCTGCCCGACCGGCATTGCGCACACCTACATGGCGGCAGAGAACCTGGAGAAAAAGGCTAAGGAGATGGGCGTTACCCTCAAAGCTGAGACTCAGGGTTCCGTTGGCGCCAAGAACGTGCTGACCCAGGAAGAGATCGAGCACGCAAAGGGCATCATCATTGCCGCAGACAAGGACGTCGACCGCTCTCGCTTTGCGGGCAAGCAGGTGCTCTCCACCAACGTCTCCGCCGGCATCAATGAGCCGGAGAAGCTGATCGATGACATTCTGCAGAACAAAGCTCCGATCCAGGAGGGCAGCGTTGTCCACGCTACCGAGGGTGAGGAGAAGGATTCCGCCTGGCACGTGATCTACAAGCACCTGATGAACGGCATCAGCCACATGCTCCCCTTCGTTATCGGCGGCGGCATCCTCACAGCTATCGCCTTCCTGATCGACCAGCCTGGTTTGGGTACTGCAAACTACGGCTCTTCAATCCCGGCGGCAGCCTTCTTCAAAACGATCGGCTCTGAAGCCTTCAATATGATGCTGCCGATCCTTGCGGGGTTTATCGCGATGTCCATCGCAGACAGACCGGGCCTTGCCCCTGGTATCGTCGGCGGCCTCTTCGCCCGTACCGGCTACAGCATCGCCTACCTCTCCGTTCTGAACGGGGATCCGGATGTAGCGGCTGCCACCTGCGTCTCCGGTGGCTTTATTGCGGCGCTCTTTGCCGGCTTTGCTGCAGGCTATATCACCTTGGGTATAGAGAAGATGTGCGATAGAATGCCCTCCTCGCTTGAAGGCATCAAGCCGATGCTCATCTATCCTTTGCTCGGCACCTTGGCAATCGGTGCAGTCATGTTCATCCTGAATCCGCTCTTCGGTGCGATCAACACTGGACTGAATAACTGGCTGAACGGCATGGGCACCACCAACATGGTCCTGCTCGGCGCTATCGTCGGCGGCATGATGTCCATCGATATGGGTGGCCCGTTCAACAAGGCAGCCTATGTCTTCGGCACCGGTGCACTTGCTGCCGGTACCACCTCCGGCCAGATCATTATGGCTTCCGTTATGGTCGGCGGCATGGTTCCGCCTCTGGCAATCGCCCTTTCCACCACCTTCTTCAAGAACAAGTGGTCTGCGGCTGATCGCAACGCAGGCATTGTGAACTACATCATGGGCCTCTCCTTCATCACCGAGGGCGCTATTCCATTCGCCGCAGCTGACCCGGGCCATGTCCTTCCGTCCTGCATCATCGGCTCCGCAATCGCCGGCGCTCTGTCGGCAGCCTTCGGCTGCACGAGCCCTGCTCCTCACGGCGGCGCGTGGGTTGTCGCCGTTATCGGCAACCCGGGCATGTATCTGCTCGCGCTTGCAATCGGCTCCATCGTGGCAGCACTGATCCTGTCACGTTGGAAGAAGCCCTATGCCGGCCAAGAGACCGCATAA
- a CDS encoding acylphosphatase gives MVGFHFPWSRKRRAQASDTSSTTEPQHKPIRYTGPLRRVSLRYRGRVQAVGFRYQAEILAQSVGVTGWVRNEDNGDVLLHVQGTPQQIERYKEGIQELSASRNTWIEAALVEEKPLGVVDGERKFSVAYT, from the coding sequence ATGGTTGGATTTCATTTTCCGTGGAGCCGTAAACGCCGCGCACAGGCTTCAGATACGTCCTCAACAACAGAGCCCCAACACAAACCGATCCGCTACACAGGGCCACTGCGGCGGGTGTCACTCAGGTACCGCGGCAGGGTACAGGCCGTTGGGTTCCGCTACCAAGCGGAGATATTGGCCCAATCTGTCGGGGTGACCGGTTGGGTCAGAAACGAGGACAACGGCGACGTGCTGCTCCACGTCCAAGGAACCCCTCAGCAGATTGAGCGGTATAAGGAGGGCATCCAGGAGCTCTCTGCCAGCCGCAACACCTGGATTGAGGCGGCGCTCGTCGAAGAGAAACCGCTCGGGGTTGTGGATGGGGAACGGAAGTTTTCGGTCGCCTATACCTGA
- a CDS encoding peptide deformylase yields the protein MVCDLVKDRAELTKAAQPATAEDSAVAQDVEDTLVSLDDASCLAANQIGYPKAIGAYRDNRGRIHVLFNPTITFKMQPFKTQEGCLTKDEPSRVTRYRRIRVSYDALEAGKLVHHEKAFGDWYAEMVQHIVDHIAGAYV from the coding sequence ATGGTATGCGACTTAGTGAAAGACCGGGCAGAGCTGACGAAAGCGGCGCAGCCTGCTACAGCTGAAGACAGCGCAGTAGCCCAGGATGTTGAGGATACCCTGGTCTCACTGGATGACGCTTCATGCCTCGCGGCGAACCAGATCGGGTACCCGAAGGCGATCGGCGCATACCGGGACAACCGGGGACGCATCCACGTACTGTTCAATCCGACGATTACCTTCAAAATGCAGCCCTTCAAGACCCAGGAGGGGTGTCTCACGAAGGATGAACCCTCACGGGTGACTCGCTATCGCAGGATCCGCGTGAGCTATGACGCTTTAGAGGCGGGGAAGCTCGTTCACCATGAAAAAGCATTCGGTGACTGGTATGCCGAAATGGTACAGCACATTGTAGACCATATCGCAGGTGCCTACGTCTAG
- a CDS encoding transposase, whose protein sequence is MALALIIAGEIGALSASMVPIRSLAYVGMDPTKSESGKSVASGKSMSKCAAADLRWALMQATDCVRRYDP, encoded by the coding sequence ATCGCGCTGGCCTTAATTATCGCAGGCGAGATCGGCGCGCTGAGCGCTTCGATGGTGCCCATCAGGTCCTTGGCCTATGTTGGCATGGACCCTACCAAAAGTGAGTCCGGTAAGAGTGTGGCATCGGGTAAAAGCATGTCCAAGTGCGCTGCGGCAGATCTCAGGTGGGCCCTCATGCAGGCTACAGACTGTGTGCGCAGATACGACCCATAA
- a CDS encoding transposase, translating into MAMTQRTLKTDAIDAAMIADLMRYKRYEPCALSDRRAARAWARYCTSLVEELDHAQKPRHSHPRWPVQRLV; encoded by the coding sequence ATGGCTATGACGCAGCGCACGCTCAAGACCGATGCGATCGACGCAGCCATGATCGCAGACCTTATGCGCTACAAGCGCTATGAGCCCTGCGCGCTGAGCGACCGGAGAGCTGCTCGCGCTTGGGCGCGCTACTGCACCTCGCTCGTCGAAGAGCTCGACCATGCTCAAAAACCGCGCCACAGCCATCCTCGATGGCCTGTTCAGCGGCTCGTTTAG
- a CDS encoding flavodoxin, translated as MPHREIVTYFSITGTTGRIAQSIAKLRNADIAAIFPQVPYSVEDLRWPDSANCRSAREMKDLNARPAMEPLATDLASYDVVFLGYPIWWGMEPRIIDAFLETYDFKGKIIVPFATSNGSGMGDGPARIQALTPGSTVRSARLIPGDATDDALQAWMHSMRL; from the coding sequence ATGCCTCATCGTGAAATAGTGACATACTTTTCCATCACCGGAACCACCGGAAGGATCGCGCAGAGCATTGCGAAACTGCGCAATGCGGATATTGCGGCGATCTTCCCGCAGGTGCCGTATAGCGTAGAGGACCTCAGATGGCCTGATTCAGCGAACTGCCGCAGTGCCCGGGAAATGAAGGACCTGAACGCCCGGCCGGCGATGGAGCCGCTTGCCACTGATCTTGCTTCCTACGACGTGGTGTTTTTGGGCTACCCCATCTGGTGGGGTATGGAGCCCCGCATCATCGACGCTTTCCTGGAAACCTATGACTTTAAAGGGAAGATCATCGTCCCCTTTGCGACCAGCAATGGTTCAGGCATGGGCGACGGCCCGGCCCGCATTCAGGCTCTGACACCTGGATCGACCGTGCGCAGCGCCCGCCTGATTCCGGGGGATGCGACTGACGACGCACTGCAGGCGTGGATGCACAGCATGCGCCTATAA
- the glgB gene encoding 1,4-alpha-glucan branching protein GlgB: MRLSNFYAGTEFNAEDFLGTHKIQDDTYVFRTFAPAAQSIVLKLEDASVPMHKIEDGNFWEAQAKVKPGDAYTYAIDHAGNTVDHADPYGFAMELRPAHRSRIVSLDDYTWHDATWMKQRSNAADKPMNIYEIQLGSWRKKSGDKESQDPRDWYTYEELAEPLTKYLTETGYNFVEFMPLNEYPFDGSWGYQPTGFFAPTSRFGTPKQLMKLIDTLHQANIGCILDIVPVHFAKDSYGLADYDGTALFEYPNDAVGISEWGSHNFMYSRGESRSFMQSSANFWLKTYHFDGLRMDAISRIIYWQGDENRGVNNDNVKFICTMNAALKQLNPGSFLVAEDSTNYEGITKPTDEGGLGFDYKWDLGWMHDTLSFMQTDPYFRAGNYNKLSFSMMYFWNERYLLPLSHDENVHGKATTAQKMWGDYDRKFPQARTLYLYMMIHPGKKLNFMGSEIAQLREWDEDREQDWFLRKYPIHDAFYHYCCELNHLYLTLAAFWDQDYEQAGFKWLDVDSKTRVCYAIERTSKRGERVAALMNFSGAAQKDYRVPLKNAKSISVLLDTDWQRFNGATPQGKTDITYNEKTQEIACTLPAFGSILISIK; the protein is encoded by the coding sequence ATGAGACTCTCTAATTTCTATGCCGGAACCGAATTCAATGCTGAGGACTTCCTCGGTACCCACAAGATCCAAGATGACACCTACGTCTTCAGGACCTTCGCGCCGGCGGCGCAGTCCATCGTGCTCAAGCTCGAGGACGCCTCAGTCCCGATGCACAAGATCGAGGACGGCAACTTCTGGGAGGCACAGGCAAAAGTCAAGCCCGGCGATGCCTACACCTATGCGATCGACCACGCCGGCAACACTGTCGACCACGCCGACCCCTACGGGTTTGCAATGGAGCTGCGCCCTGCGCACCGCTCCCGCATCGTAAGCCTCGACGACTACACCTGGCACGACGCTACCTGGATGAAGCAGCGCAGCAACGCTGCGGACAAGCCGATGAATATCTACGAGATCCAGCTAGGCTCCTGGAGAAAGAAGTCCGGCGACAAAGAGTCCCAGGATCCGAGGGATTGGTACACCTACGAGGAGCTCGCTGAGCCGCTCACGAAGTATCTTACTGAGACCGGCTATAACTTTGTTGAGTTCATGCCGCTCAACGAGTATCCCTTTGACGGCTCCTGGGGCTATCAGCCAACCGGCTTTTTTGCCCCGACCTCCCGCTTCGGCACCCCGAAGCAGCTGATGAAGCTTATCGATACGCTGCATCAGGCCAACATCGGCTGCATCCTCGATATCGTCCCAGTCCACTTCGCAAAGGACTCCTACGGCCTGGCCGACTACGACGGCACCGCCCTCTTTGAATACCCCAACGACGCGGTGGGCATCTCCGAGTGGGGCAGCCACAACTTCATGTACTCACGCGGTGAGTCGAGGAGCTTCATGCAGTCCTCCGCCAACTTCTGGCTCAAGACTTACCACTTCGACGGCCTGCGCATGGACGCAATCAGCCGCATCATCTACTGGCAGGGTGACGAGAACCGTGGGGTGAACAACGACAACGTCAAGTTCATCTGTACGATGAATGCCGCACTCAAGCAGCTCAACCCAGGCAGCTTCCTTGTCGCAGAGGATTCCACGAACTACGAGGGCATCACCAAACCGACCGACGAGGGTGGCTTGGGCTTCGACTACAAGTGGGACTTAGGCTGGATGCACGACACCCTCTCCTTCATGCAGACCGACCCTTACTTCCGCGCGGGCAACTACAACAAGCTGAGTTTCTCAATGATGTACTTTTGGAACGAGCGCTACCTGCTGCCGCTCTCGCACGATGAGAATGTGCATGGTAAGGCAACTACCGCGCAGAAGATGTGGGGCGACTACGACAGGAAGTTCCCCCAAGCGCGCACGCTCTACCTCTATATGATGATTCACCCAGGTAAGAAGCTGAACTTCATGGGCTCTGAGATCGCGCAGCTGCGCGAGTGGGATGAGGACCGCGAGCAGGATTGGTTCCTGCGCAAGTACCCGATCCACGACGCCTTCTATCACTACTGCTGTGAGCTCAACCATCTCTATCTGACGCTTGCCGCCTTCTGGGATCAGGACTACGAGCAGGCCGGGTTCAAGTGGCTCGACGTCGATTCTAAGACCCGCGTGTGCTACGCGATTGAGCGCACCAGCAAGCGGGGTGAGCGCGTCGCGGCGTTGATGAACTTCTCCGGTGCCGCCCAAAAGGACTACCGTGTCCCGCTGAAGAATGCGAAGAGCATCTCCGTCCTCTTGGATACCGATTGGCAGCGTTTCAACGGAGCGACGCCGCAGGGCAAAACCGATATCACCTATAATGAAAAGACCCAGGAAATAGCATGCACGCTTCCGGCTTTCGGAAGCATCCTGATCAGCATCAAATAG
- a CDS encoding aminotransferase class I/II-fold pyridoxal phosphate-dependent enzyme — MNFKAPSYIPDAMVDRIKYPFFCYAAPRDEHSDTIINWQQNGVEGLTREAIGYEGGVLGGVMSASAAFTAAGDAVLVHSLAYIGFTGCLKRVGCRITHLPLVRDSEGVWWMDCEDMDRKLEEYKIHLMIFCSPQNPAERVWTTEELEKAGEVFAKHHCIVLSDEIWSDLIMPGYRHISYQSINEDAKMRCIALYSSSKPFSLVGLVGSRHTIYNPYPRDRIESVAEGTRYNKMDILSRYALMGAYSGKGAEWIKGLVSVLSENVDMAGQYLRPYHIHVARPESICLLFLDCSGYLKEHGITINKLIRAGWDVSVIWQDRRLLHPGNTIRMSLASPTARVEEAFSWLDKYVFTD, encoded by the coding sequence ATGAACTTCAAAGCCCCCTCCTACATTCCGGACGCGATGGTGGACAGGATCAAGTATCCGTTCTTCTGCTACGCTGCCCCACGCGATGAACACTCTGACACAATCATCAACTGGCAGCAAAATGGGGTTGAGGGCCTCACCCGTGAGGCGATCGGCTACGAGGGCGGTGTCTTGGGTGGTGTGATGTCTGCAAGCGCCGCCTTCACCGCTGCGGGTGACGCCGTCTTGGTGCACAGTTTGGCTTACATCGGTTTTACCGGCTGCCTCAAGCGTGTAGGATGCAGGATCACCCACTTACCGCTGGTGCGGGACAGCGAGGGCGTCTGGTGGATGGACTGTGAGGATATGGACCGCAAGCTCGAGGAGTACAAGATCCACCTTATGATCTTCTGCAGCCCGCAGAATCCGGCCGAACGCGTGTGGACCACAGAAGAGCTCGAGAAAGCAGGCGAGGTCTTCGCAAAGCATCACTGCATCGTGCTCTCCGATGAGATCTGGTCAGATCTCATCATGCCGGGCTACCGTCACATTTCCTATCAGTCAATCAACGAGGATGCCAAGATGCGCTGCATCGCCCTCTATTCCTCCTCCAAGCCCTTTAGCCTTGTGGGATTGGTGGGCTCCCGTCACACTATCTATAACCCCTATCCGCGTGACCGGATCGAGTCCGTGGCGGAGGGTACCCGCTACAACAAGATGGATATCCTTTCGAGGTATGCCCTGATGGGGGCCTACAGTGGCAAAGGGGCGGAGTGGATCAAAGGGCTGGTGTCGGTCTTGAGCGAGAATGTGGACATGGCTGGGCAGTACCTGCGTCCCTACCATATCCACGTTGCCCGTCCGGAGAGTATCTGCCTGCTCTTCCTTGACTGTTCAGGCTACCTGAAAGAGCATGGCATCACGATCAACAAACTGATTCGCGCAGGTTGGGACGTGAGCGTGATCTGGCAGGACAGACGTCTGCTCCACCCGGGTAACACGATCCGCATGAGCCTGGCCTCACCGACCGCACGCGTTGAAGAGGCATTCTCATGGCTCGATAAGTACGTGTTTACAGATTAA
- the proC gene encoding pyrroline-5-carboxylate reductase yields the protein MAKLGFIGMGNMALALTAGFIETEALKPQEIAAFAPHQDKLKKNAGRLGFVPCTSLQELTQSSEALVMACKPVQVEGVLKELGESLSGKALLSIASGWDFEAYAKHLPQGARLQFIMPNTPVKVHEGALLFEDKNSLTEEEHAWAVKLFSSIGKIVEIPSDQMDIASAITGCAPAFVDLFIEAYADVAVKYGVNRSQAYTLVSQMIEGSAALQLATGEHPAALKDEVCSPGGTTIRGVCALEEHGFRAACEASIDAIMNS from the coding sequence ATGGCAAAACTCGGCTTTATCGGAATGGGCAACATGGCGCTCGCGCTCACCGCGGGTTTTATCGAGACAGAGGCACTCAAGCCACAGGAGATCGCAGCCTTTGCCCCGCACCAGGACAAACTGAAGAAGAATGCGGGGCGTCTCGGGTTTGTCCCCTGCACCTCCTTGCAGGAGCTTACGCAGTCAAGCGAGGCGCTGGTGATGGCCTGCAAGCCGGTGCAGGTGGAGGGGGTGCTCAAGGAGCTGGGGGAATCCCTCTCTGGGAAGGCGCTGCTCTCCATTGCCTCAGGGTGGGACTTTGAGGCCTATGCGAAGCATCTGCCTCAAGGCGCGCGCCTCCAGTTCATTATGCCCAACACCCCGGTCAAGGTGCACGAGGGGGCGCTGCTCTTCGAGGACAAGAACAGCCTCACGGAAGAGGAGCATGCTTGGGCAGTCAAGCTCTTCTCCTCAATCGGTAAGATCGTCGAGATCCCGAGCGACCAGATGGATATCGCAAGCGCCATCACCGGTTGCGCTCCGGCCTTTGTTGATCTTTTCATTGAAGCCTACGCGGACGTCGCGGTAAAGTATGGGGTGAACAGGAGCCAAGCGTATACCTTGGTCTCCCAGATGATCGAAGGGAGCGCCGCACTCCAGCTTGCCACGGGCGAGCATCCCGCCGCACTCAAAGATGAGGTCTGCTCACCGGGCGGCACCACGATCCGCGGAGTCTGTGCGCTTGAGGAGCACGGGTTCCGTGCGGCCTGCGAAGCTTCCATTGACGCGATCATGAACTCCTGA
- a CDS encoding putative ABC transporter permease, whose translation MAWLGRGEPVKRAVRKRTVSPEVIEAVNNLAKYRAAKHLGQQTKKPVHLAWKQIVGIQRSERLVRDDYVDHMHMSWYQCVIIFLLCAFGGLVLEEVWMFISAGLTQGRYGLVWGPFSPVYGIGALFLTAAGTFVRRKNIKPWVLFISCMLIGGALEQLTGWLMETYMGAVSWDYIAGHVPGAITKWVAVPYLFVWGILGCLWTYIIMPWFLFTIGEPTTKRQVVFVALLMIYVIADFAMTLVCFNRRTARDEGIPPQNSLEEWVDGHYSNEFMSQRFENMVIEQRDPDE comes from the coding sequence ATGGCTTGGCTGGGCCGCGGTGAGCCGGTCAAGCGCGCAGTCAGAAAGCGCACTGTCTCCCCAGAAGTGATCGAGGCGGTCAACAACCTCGCCAAATATCGGGCAGCCAAGCATCTCGGCCAGCAGACAAAGAAGCCCGTGCACCTGGCCTGGAAGCAGATCGTGGGGATTCAACGCTCCGAGCGTCTGGTGCGTGATGATTACGTCGACCACATGCACATGAGCTGGTACCAGTGTGTGATCATCTTTTTGCTCTGCGCTTTTGGTGGCCTCGTGCTTGAAGAGGTGTGGATGTTCATCTCTGCAGGGCTCACTCAAGGCCGCTACGGCCTCGTGTGGGGCCCCTTCTCACCGGTCTACGGCATCGGTGCGTTGTTCCTGACGGCTGCGGGCACGTTTGTGAGAAGAAAGAACATCAAACCGTGGGTTTTGTTTATCTCCTGCATGCTGATCGGCGGGGCGCTCGAGCAGCTGACTGGCTGGCTGATGGAGACCTACATGGGCGCGGTCTCGTGGGACTACATCGCCGGGCACGTCCCTGGTGCGATCACCAAGTGGGTTGCGGTCCCGTACCTCTTTGTATGGGGCATCCTGGGATGCCTCTGGACCTATATCATTATGCCCTGGTTCCTCTTCACGATCGGAGAGCCGACAACGAAGCGTCAGGTGGTCTTTGTCGCCCTCCTTATGATCTACGTTATTGCCGACTTTGCAATGACGCTCGTGTGCTTCAACCGCCGCACGGCACGCGATGAAGGCATCCCGCCGCAGAACAGCCTTGAGGAGTGGGTGGACGGACACTACTCCAATGAGTTTATGTCGCAGCGGTTCGAGAACATGGTGATCGAGCAGCGCGATCCTGATGAGTAG
- the eno gene encoding phosphopyruvate hydratase: MKTIADVYGRQVLDSRGNPTVEVEVTLDDGTRACALVPSGASTGEFEAVELRDNDPKAYLGKGVTKAVGHVNHEIRKLLVGRDALDQRGIDETMIAADGTPNKGNFGANAILGASLAVARAAATSLRMPLYEYLGGVGAHTLPVPMMNILNGGVHADNNVDFQEFMIMPVGAPNFHTGLQWASQVYHTLKQVLKDAGLSTGVGDEGGFAPDFKTNAEPFEYLMKAVKLAGFTPGEDFIFAMDPASSEFYDKGKKLYELKGEGRSLTSDQMIDYWEDLIATYPIISIEDGLDEEDWDGWVKLTQRLGKKIQLVGDDLFVTNTKRLAKGIKLGAANSILIKVNQIGSLTETLDAIEMAKEAGYTAIVSHRSGETEDTTIADLSVAMNTGQIKSGAPARTDRVAKYNQLLRIEDRLGSAATYRGREAFYNLR, translated from the coding sequence ATGAAGACCATCGCAGATGTATACGGACGCCAAGTTCTGGATTCCCGCGGCAACCCCACGGTTGAAGTGGAAGTCACACTCGACGACGGCACCCGTGCGTGTGCCCTCGTCCCGTCCGGCGCCTCCACCGGTGAGTTTGAGGCCGTCGAGCTCAGAGACAACGACCCGAAGGCTTATCTCGGCAAAGGAGTCACCAAGGCAGTCGGACACGTGAACCATGAGATCAGGAAGCTCTTGGTCGGTCGCGATGCCCTCGACCAGCGTGGAATCGATGAGACAATGATCGCCGCCGACGGCACCCCGAACAAGGGTAACTTCGGTGCCAACGCAATCCTCGGTGCCTCACTCGCAGTCGCCCGTGCCGCCGCAACTTCACTGCGTATGCCACTCTATGAGTATCTGGGCGGGGTCGGTGCCCACACCCTGCCGGTGCCGATGATGAACATATTGAACGGCGGTGTACACGCCGACAACAACGTGGACTTCCAGGAGTTCATGATCATGCCGGTCGGCGCTCCGAACTTCCACACTGGCCTTCAGTGGGCCAGCCAGGTCTATCACACCTTGAAGCAGGTCCTTAAGGATGCCGGCCTCTCGACGGGCGTCGGCGATGAAGGCGGCTTTGCCCCGGACTTCAAGACCAACGCAGAGCCCTTCGAGTACCTGATGAAGGCCGTCAAGCTTGCCGGCTTCACTCCAGGTGAGGATTTTATCTTCGCAATGGATCCCGCAAGCTCTGAGTTCTACGACAAGGGCAAGAAGCTCTATGAGCTCAAGGGTGAAGGCCGCTCCCTCACCTCCGATCAGATGATCGACTACTGGGAGGATCTGATCGCCACTTACCCAATCATCTCCATTGAGGATGGTCTGGACGAAGAAGACTGGGATGGCTGGGTGAAGCTCACACAGCGCCTCGGTAAGAAGATCCAGCTCGTCGGTGACGACCTGTTCGTGACGAACACTAAGCGCCTCGCGAAGGGCATCAAGCTCGGCGCTGCCAACTCGATCCTGATCAAGGTGAACCAGATCGGTTCCCTGACTGAGACCTTAGACGCAATCGAGATGGCAAAGGAAGCCGGCTACACCGCGATCGTGTCGCACCGCTCCGGCGAGACCGAAGACACGACGATCGCCGACCTCTCCGTGGCTATGAACACCGGCCAGATCAAGTCCGGTGCTCCTGCCAGAACCGACCGCGTCGCGAAATACAACCAGCTGCTCCGCATCGAGGACAGACTGGGCAGCGCTGCTACCTACCGCGGCAGGGAGGCTTTCTACAACCTGCGCTAG